In the genome of Paenibacillus pabuli, one region contains:
- the fba gene encoding class II fructose-1,6-bisphosphate aldolase translates to MPLVSMTDMLNKALEGKYAVGQYNINNLEWTQAILAAAEEEKSPVILGVSEGAARHMSGFYTVVKMVEGLIHDMKISVPVAIHLDHGSSFDKCKEAIDAGFTSVMIDGSHHSIDENIEMTKKVVEYAHAKGVSVEAEVGTVGGQEDDVIGGIMYADLNECVRIVKETGIDTLAPALGSVHGPYHGEPNLGFKEMEEVRDAVNVPLVLHGGTGIPKHDIDKAISLGTSKINVNTENQIAFSKVVREVLAAKPDAYDPRTFIVPGRDAIKETVKGKIREFGSNNKA, encoded by the coding sequence ATGCCATTAGTATCTATGACAGACATGTTGAACAAAGCACTCGAAGGAAAATATGCAGTTGGTCAATACAACATCAATAACCTTGAGTGGACTCAAGCGATTCTTGCTGCTGCTGAAGAAGAGAAATCCCCAGTAATCCTGGGCGTATCCGAAGGCGCAGCTCGCCACATGAGCGGTTTCTACACAGTAGTTAAAATGGTAGAAGGACTCATTCACGACATGAAAATCTCCGTTCCAGTTGCAATTCACCTGGACCACGGTTCCAGCTTTGATAAGTGTAAAGAAGCGATCGATGCTGGATTTACATCCGTAATGATCGACGGTTCCCATCACTCCATCGATGAAAACATCGAAATGACTAAAAAAGTTGTTGAATATGCACACGCTAAAGGCGTTTCTGTAGAAGCCGAAGTAGGTACTGTTGGTGGACAAGAAGACGACGTTATCGGTGGCATCATGTACGCTGACCTGAACGAGTGTGTACGTATCGTTAAGGAAACAGGTATCGACACATTGGCTCCAGCTCTTGGTTCTGTACACGGTCCTTACCATGGCGAGCCTAACCTGGGCTTTAAAGAAATGGAAGAAGTTCGCGATGCAGTTAATGTTCCACTGGTACTGCACGGTGGTACGGGTATCCCTAAACATGATATCGACAAAGCCATTTCCCTGGGAACTTCCAAAATTAACGTGAACACTGAGAACCAAATTGCATTCTCCAAAGTGGTTCGCGAAGTGCTTGCAGCTAAACCAGATGCTTACGATCCACGTACATTCATCGTACCAGGCCGTGATGCAATCAAAGAAACCGTTAAAGGTAAAATTCGCGAGTTTGGTTCCAACAACAAAGCGTAA
- a CDS encoding UDP-N-acetylglucosamine 1-carboxyvinyltransferase: MEKLMISGGRPLQGTVTISGAKNSAIALIPAALLAESEVVLDNLPLLSDVAVYAEILEELGAHVHWEGSQMKIDPSDIKSIPMPNGPVKKLRASYYMMGALLGRFKEATIGLPGGCNFEPRPIDQHIKGFEALGATVTNEHGSIHLHAKELRGAKIYLDVSSVGATINIMLAATRAKGSTIIENAAKEPEIIDVATLLNSMGASIKGAGTETIRIEGVSELKGCRHSIIPDRIQAGTYMIAAAATRGDVLIDNVIPKHLEALTAKLLEMGVGIEELDESIRVIGKPNYNHVDVKALVYPGFPTDLQSPMTSVLTQATGVSVLSDFVYSNRFKHVPELVRMGAKIRVEGRSAIIEGSALNAAKVKASDLRAGAALVIAGLTVSEGVTEVTGVEFIDRGYDHLVTNLRLLGADVWRETD, translated from the coding sequence ATGGAAAAATTAATGATTAGTGGCGGACGTCCGTTACAGGGAACTGTAACTATAAGCGGCGCCAAAAACAGCGCCATCGCGCTTATTCCTGCAGCATTGCTTGCCGAGTCTGAAGTCGTGCTGGACAACCTGCCGCTTTTAAGTGACGTGGCAGTTTATGCAGAAATTTTGGAGGAACTCGGAGCTCATGTACACTGGGAAGGCAGTCAGATGAAGATCGATCCTTCCGATATCAAATCCATTCCCATGCCGAATGGTCCCGTGAAGAAGCTTCGTGCTTCGTATTATATGATGGGAGCACTGCTTGGGCGTTTTAAAGAAGCAACCATTGGTTTACCCGGAGGCTGCAACTTCGAGCCTCGTCCGATTGATCAACACATCAAAGGGTTTGAAGCGCTTGGCGCAACCGTAACGAACGAACATGGCTCCATTCATTTGCATGCCAAAGAGCTGCGTGGAGCAAAGATTTATCTTGATGTAAGCAGTGTAGGTGCAACCATTAACATCATGCTGGCGGCTACTCGTGCCAAAGGCTCTACAATTATCGAAAACGCGGCTAAAGAGCCTGAGATTATAGATGTAGCAACACTTCTGAATTCAATGGGTGCCAGTATCAAGGGTGCAGGTACTGAAACAATTCGTATTGAAGGTGTGTCGGAGCTTAAGGGTTGCCGTCATTCCATCATTCCAGACCGTATACAAGCAGGCACGTATATGATCGCTGCGGCTGCGACGCGGGGCGACGTTCTGATAGACAATGTTATTCCCAAACATCTGGAGGCTTTGACGGCAAAGCTGCTGGAAATGGGCGTTGGCATTGAAGAGCTGGACGAAAGTATTCGTGTCATCGGCAAGCCGAATTACAATCATGTAGACGTTAAGGCGCTCGTTTATCCCGGTTTTCCAACGGATCTACAGTCCCCGATGACCAGTGTATTGACACAGGCAACGGGTGTGAGTGTCCTGAGCGACTTTGTATATAGCAACCGGTTTAAGCATGTTCCTGAGTTAGTGCGCATGGGTGCAAAGATTCGTGTGGAAGGGCGCTCAGCTATTATTGAAGGCAGTGCTTTGAATGCGGCCAAGGTAAAAGCATCCGATCTTCGCGCTGGTGCAGCGTTGGTGATCGCAGGCCTCACCGTTAGTGAAGGTGTGACTGAAGTGACGGGTGTTGAGTTTATCGATCGTGGGTACGATCATCTAGTAACCAATCTGCGTCTATTAGGTGCAGATGTGTGGCGAGAAACCGATTAA
- the rho gene encoding transcription termination factor Rho — protein sequence MDLQISDLEEMKLTDLYKLAKKYQIPYYGTLKKKELIFAILRAQAEQSGLMFMQGVLEILPEGYGFLRPINYLPSTEDIYISASQIRKFDLRTGDLVSGKCRTPKENERYFGLLQVNAVNGENPSAAAERLHFPALTPLYPQKKLVLETSPNHLSTRIMDVLAPVGLGQRGLIVAPPKAGKTLLLKEIANSISTNNPEIELFVLLIDERPEEVTDMSRSVKGEVVASTFDELPENHIKVAELVLERALRLVEAKKDVVILLDSITRLARAYNLVIPPSGRTLSGGIDPAAFHRPKRFFGSARNVEEGGSLTILATALIDTGSRMDDIIYEEFKGTGNMELHLDRKLAERRIFPAIDIRRSGTRREEVLLSKEELDTIWAIRKNMNDSHDFVEGFLKKLRNSKTNAEFLAAFDTAGSSPTSNSGSTTTRRSPRQTAASGTTT from the coding sequence ATGGATCTACAAATTTCCGATTTGGAAGAAATGAAACTAACGGACCTCTACAAACTGGCCAAAAAATATCAAATTCCCTACTACGGCACTTTAAAAAAGAAAGAATTGATCTTCGCTATATTACGTGCACAAGCTGAACAGAGTGGATTGATGTTCATGCAGGGTGTGCTCGAAATTCTACCTGAGGGCTACGGATTCCTTCGTCCGATCAATTACCTGCCAAGTACGGAAGACATCTACATCTCAGCCTCACAGATTCGCAAGTTTGACCTAAGAACCGGTGACCTCGTATCAGGTAAGTGTAGAACACCTAAAGAAAACGAGCGATACTTCGGATTGCTGCAAGTCAACGCTGTAAATGGTGAGAATCCATCGGCGGCTGCGGAAAGACTTCACTTCCCGGCATTAACCCCATTGTACCCGCAGAAGAAACTGGTTCTCGAAACATCCCCCAACCATTTGTCCACACGCATTATGGATGTGCTCGCCCCGGTCGGACTGGGACAGCGCGGATTGATCGTAGCACCTCCCAAAGCGGGTAAAACACTTCTCCTCAAAGAAATCGCCAACAGCATCTCAACCAACAACCCGGAAATTGAACTATTTGTCCTGTTGATTGATGAACGTCCGGAAGAAGTTACGGATATGTCGCGTTCGGTTAAAGGGGAAGTTGTGGCTTCGACGTTCGATGAGCTGCCAGAGAACCACATCAAAGTTGCTGAATTGGTGCTGGAACGTGCTCTCCGCCTGGTTGAAGCGAAAAAAGATGTCGTTATTCTGCTGGATAGCATTACGCGTCTTGCTCGTGCATACAACCTGGTCATCCCACCGTCCGGACGGACACTTAGTGGTGGTATTGACCCAGCAGCATTCCATCGTCCGAAACGTTTCTTCGGTTCTGCACGGAATGTGGAAGAAGGCGGAAGCCTGACGATCCTGGCTACAGCGTTGATTGATACGGGATCACGTATGGATGATATCATTTATGAAGAATTTAAAGGTACGGGCAATATGGAGCTTCATCTGGATCGTAAGCTGGCAGAGCGTCGTATTTTCCCGGCTATCGACATTCGTCGTTCCGGTACACGCCGCGAGGAAGTGTTGCTGAGCAAAGAAGAACTGGATACAATCTGGGCAATTCGTAAAAACATGAACGATTCCCACGACTTTGTCGAAGGCTTCTTGAAGAAACTGCGTAATAGCAAAACGAATGCTGAGTTCCTGGCGGCATTTGATACAGCTGGCAGCAGTCCGACCAGCAACTCCGGATCGACTACGACTCGGCGCTCGCCAAGACAGACTGCGGCGTCCGGTACAACTACCTAG
- a CDS encoding radical SAM protein → MYLVYADEKGNVFDHPSLYGLARSGDMIVEIMEDELIPLPEGATLVGLPSTRPIGMDPDTGEMLPMPSDTQAVGALLPQGFTRLCLPGYVKTDKEYKLPLFGYSAVVWKDGQFYVTARMSDHPDQWNPLNCDRDDVRAGVKRLTKRYPENRLYTHLSNCALGYECLTSSNTFLNRWEGGVPVSYSCNAGCFGCISEQPDDSGFVSPQTRMNFRPRVDEIVEVMLEHLKTPESIISFGQGCEGEPSTQAKLIIEAIREVRSITDMGYININTNAGLNDHIRGIVDAGLDLMRVSTISALDDHYNAYYKPRGYTLANVEKSMKYAASQGVYTSINYLIFPGVTDREEEIEAMIEFARRTDLRLIQMRNLNIDPESYLELIPPAQGDILGMKQMIEIFEEELPDVVIGSYTHVPPAGMARPKRLITS, encoded by the coding sequence ATGTATTTAGTATACGCAGATGAAAAAGGTAATGTATTTGATCATCCATCCCTGTACGGGCTTGCCCGCAGTGGAGATATGATCGTCGAAATTATGGAGGATGAACTGATTCCTTTGCCGGAAGGTGCAACGCTGGTTGGACTGCCGAGTACACGGCCGATTGGTATGGACCCGGATACTGGCGAGATGCTGCCAATGCCTAGTGATACACAAGCGGTTGGGGCTTTGCTTCCGCAAGGATTCACTCGATTGTGTCTCCCGGGTTATGTAAAGACGGATAAAGAGTACAAACTGCCTTTGTTCGGTTACTCGGCTGTTGTTTGGAAAGATGGTCAGTTTTACGTCACCGCCCGGATGTCGGATCACCCGGATCAATGGAATCCGCTGAACTGTGACCGGGATGACGTGCGCGCGGGTGTTAAACGTTTAACGAAGCGATATCCCGAAAACCGTCTCTATACCCATCTGTCCAACTGTGCGCTCGGGTATGAATGCCTGACTTCGTCCAACACCTTCCTGAATCGTTGGGAAGGCGGCGTCCCGGTATCCTATTCCTGCAACGCAGGCTGTTTCGGATGTATTTCGGAGCAACCGGATGACAGTGGCTTCGTTTCCCCGCAGACCCGGATGAATTTCCGTCCGCGTGTGGACGAAATCGTTGAAGTCATGCTGGAGCACTTGAAGACACCGGAATCGATTATCAGCTTTGGTCAAGGTTGCGAAGGGGAGCCTTCCACGCAAGCCAAGTTGATTATTGAAGCCATTCGTGAAGTACGCTCCATAACCGACATGGGATATATCAACATTAACACCAATGCGGGGTTGAATGACCATATCAGAGGCATTGTTGATGCAGGGCTTGATCTAATGCGTGTAAGTACGATCAGTGCATTGGATGACCACTATAATGCTTACTACAAACCTCGTGGATATACACTGGCCAATGTGGAAAAATCGATGAAATACGCTGCTTCCCAGGGTGTGTATACGTCGATCAACTATTTGATCTTCCCGGGAGTAACGGATCGTGAGGAAGAGATTGAAGCGATGATTGAGTTTGCGCGCAGAACCGATTTGCGTCTTATTCAAATGCGTAATCTTAATATAGACCCGGAGAGCTATCTGGAATTGATTCCTCCAGCCCAAGGTGATATTTTGGGGATGAAGCAAATGATTGAGATTTTTGAGGAAGAGCTTCCAGATGTCGTGATCGGCTCCTATACGCACGTTCCTCCAGCTGGAATGGCGCGTCCGAAACGCCTAATCACCTCCTGA
- the rpmE gene encoding 50S ribosomal protein L31, translating into MKAAIHPKYTIGQVSCACGNTFETGSVKDGLRVEICSACHPFFTGKQKFIDAGGRVDRFKKKYGI; encoded by the coding sequence ATGAAAGCAGCAATTCATCCTAAATACACGATTGGTCAAGTATCTTGCGCTTGCGGGAATACATTTGAGACTGGTTCGGTTAAAGACGGACTTCGTGTAGAGATTTGCTCCGCGTGCCACCCGTTCTTCACCGGTAAACAGAAGTTTATCGATGCTGGCGGCCGTGTTGATCGTTTCAAGAAAAAATACGGAATCTAA
- the dnaX gene encoding DNA polymerase III subunit gamma/tau produces MEHIALYRAWRPQSFQDMVGQQHIIQTLQNAIREQRTSHAYLFSGPRGTGKTSAAKILAKAVNCERGPAPEPCNECEACRRITTGAVMDVQEIDAASNRGVEEIRDLREKVKYAPTEVRQKVYIIDEVHMLTTEAFNALLKTLEEPPPHVMFILATTEPHRLPATIISRCQRFDFRRVSLEEQTARLTLICEQEGMEADQDALQYIARLSDGGMRDALSVLDQISSFTDGRVTYQQVMDMTGGIPSEQFAKLAASLLKGDVGHILQMIEGFMHEGKSADKCMENLLYYFRDLLMIKMVPDADKLTDRVLNPESFRDMAESFTKEQLFQMIDTLNRYQSEMKYAVQPQTLFEVALLKLCSIPAQGASSVQMTGSVGAAPVASAPADGGEINRLKQQLAELEKKLDRALKGGLSGGEAASSAPSRPATRAPVSRGNSPAKLPAQLDQYVARKGSPEFVEVSKKWGQILQRVKEEKVTVHAWFMDGEPVSVLEDNVLVAFKNNIHRETTEKQANREVIERVLSEQLGRSARLVTMMLKDWTGAMEGAAETPKEDFKLEPEHEDGGSGNKQPWIDEAIQLFGEDLVVIKE; encoded by the coding sequence ATGGAGCATATCGCGTTATACCGGGCTTGGCGTCCCCAGTCGTTTCAAGATATGGTGGGACAACAGCATATTATTCAGACCTTGCAGAACGCGATTCGTGAACAGCGGACTTCCCATGCCTACTTGTTTAGCGGGCCCAGAGGAACAGGGAAGACGAGTGCCGCCAAGATTTTGGCCAAAGCTGTAAACTGCGAACGCGGGCCTGCGCCTGAGCCTTGTAACGAGTGTGAAGCTTGCCGCAGGATTACGACTGGCGCTGTGATGGATGTGCAAGAAATTGATGCCGCATCCAATCGTGGCGTTGAAGAAATCCGCGATCTTCGGGAAAAGGTGAAATACGCCCCGACTGAAGTCCGGCAGAAAGTGTATATTATTGACGAAGTGCACATGCTGACGACAGAGGCATTCAATGCGCTGCTCAAAACATTGGAAGAGCCTCCGCCCCATGTGATGTTTATTTTGGCAACAACAGAGCCCCATCGTCTTCCGGCGACGATTATTTCTCGCTGTCAGCGATTTGATTTTCGCCGGGTGTCCCTGGAAGAACAGACAGCACGACTCACGCTGATTTGTGAACAGGAAGGCATGGAAGCCGATCAGGATGCGCTCCAGTATATCGCTCGCTTGTCTGACGGAGGGATGAGGGACGCACTTAGTGTTCTGGATCAGATCTCTTCCTTTACAGATGGAAGGGTAACCTATCAGCAGGTTATGGATATGACAGGAGGTATTCCTTCCGAACAGTTTGCAAAGTTGGCTGCTTCTCTGCTCAAAGGCGATGTAGGTCATATTTTGCAAATGATCGAAGGGTTCATGCATGAAGGTAAGAGTGCAGACAAGTGCATGGAAAATTTGCTTTATTATTTCCGTGATTTGCTTATGATTAAGATGGTGCCGGATGCAGATAAACTGACGGATCGGGTGCTTAATCCCGAGTCGTTCCGTGATATGGCAGAATCATTCACCAAGGAACAGCTGTTCCAGATGATTGATACCCTTAACAGGTACCAGAGTGAGATGAAATATGCAGTACAGCCGCAGACGCTGTTTGAAGTAGCTCTTCTTAAACTTTGCAGTATTCCTGCTCAAGGGGCGTCATCCGTTCAGATGACGGGTTCGGTCGGCGCTGCACCTGTTGCATCCGCGCCAGCGGATGGTGGGGAGATCAACCGACTGAAGCAACAGCTTGCTGAACTGGAGAAAAAGCTGGATCGCGCGCTTAAGGGTGGTTTGTCTGGTGGGGAGGCTGCATCAAGTGCTCCTTCACGTCCGGCAACAAGAGCTCCGGTGTCGAGAGGCAATTCGCCAGCGAAGCTACCTGCACAGCTGGATCAGTATGTTGCGCGTAAAGGATCTCCTGAGTTTGTGGAGGTCAGCAAGAAGTGGGGGCAGATCCTGCAGCGTGTAAAAGAAGAGAAAGTAACTGTTCACGCCTGGTTTATGGATGGTGAACCGGTATCGGTGCTGGAAGATAATGTTCTGGTGGCGTTTAAGAACAACATCCATCGTGAAACTACGGAGAAGCAGGCTAATCGTGAAGTGATTGAACGGGTGCTATCTGAACAGCTTGGACGTTCAGCGCGTCTGGTGACGATGATGCTCAAAGATTGGACCGGAGCAATGGAAGGAGCTGCTGAAACGCCAAAGGAGGACTTTAAGCTTGAACCTGAGCATGAAGACGGCGGTTCAGGCAACAAACAGCCTTGGATTGATGAAGCCATCCAGCTCTTTGGTGAGGATCTTGTGGTAATCAAAGAATAG
- a CDS encoding YbaB/EbfC family nucleoid-associated protein: MNNMNQMMKQVKKMQEQMLKAQEELADKTVQGTSGGGVVTAEVNGHKKLLAITIKPEAVDPEDVEMLQDLVMTAVNDAMTKADEIANQDMGKFTGGMKIPGLF, encoded by the coding sequence ATGAACAACATGAACCAAATGATGAAACAAGTGAAGAAAATGCAGGAGCAAATGCTGAAAGCACAGGAGGAGTTGGCGGACAAAACAGTCCAAGGCACTTCCGGTGGCGGTGTTGTAACTGCTGAAGTTAACGGACACAAGAAATTGCTGGCTATCACTATCAAGCCAGAAGCGGTTGATCCAGAAGATGTAGAAATGCTGCAGGATTTGGTTATGACAGCAGTCAATGACGCAATGACCAAAGCGGATGAAATTGCGAACCAGGATATGGGTAAATTCACAGGTGGCATGAAAATTCCGGGATTATTTTAA
- the recR gene encoding recombination mediator RecR translates to MYYPEPIAKLIDAFTRLPGVGPKTAARLAFHVLNMKEDDVIDFAKALVSVKRNLHYCSVCCNITDTDPCRICQDKSRDVSVICVVQDSKDLVAMERTKEFDGYYHVLQGAISPMEGIGPDDIRLKELLTRLSDERVKELILATNPNIEGEATAMYISRLVRPFEISVTRIAHGLPVGGDLEYADEVTLSKALEGRREMR, encoded by the coding sequence TTGTATTATCCCGAACCGATAGCGAAGCTGATTGACGCCTTCACCCGTTTGCCGGGTGTTGGCCCCAAGACTGCAGCGCGACTAGCTTTTCATGTGCTTAACATGAAGGAAGATGACGTTATTGATTTTGCCAAAGCACTCGTCAGTGTGAAGCGGAATCTTCATTACTGTTCGGTGTGTTGTAATATTACGGATACTGACCCGTGTCGGATCTGTCAGGATAAGTCCAGGGATGTCTCGGTAATCTGTGTAGTTCAGGATTCCAAAGATTTGGTGGCTATGGAGCGTACCAAGGAATTTGATGGATACTATCATGTGCTGCAGGGTGCAATCTCTCCTATGGAGGGAATAGGTCCGGATGATATCCGTCTGAAGGAACTTTTGACCCGTTTGAGCGATGAACGAGTTAAAGAACTGATTCTGGCTACAAATCCGAATATCGAAGGTGAGGCCACGGCGATGTATATTTCCCGTCTGGTCCGTCCGTTTGAGATCTCGGTGACTCGGATTGCCCATGGATTGCCTGTTGGAGGCGACTTGGAGTATGCGGATGAAGTGACTCTTTCCAAAGCGCTGGAAGGGCGCAGGGAAATGAGATAG
- a CDS encoding DUF2508 family protein, which yields MLKEMEEEQIYSDIQKAKAEWERAVRQFEEAQGQDEIDYAIYVLEAAERKYQIHLKRAKRIGVKREVVGDRGMGV from the coding sequence ATGCTAAAGGAGATGGAAGAGGAGCAGATTTATTCAGATATACAGAAAGCCAAGGCGGAGTGGGAACGGGCGGTTAGACAGTTTGAAGAGGCGCAGGGGCAAGATGAGATCGATTATGCGATCTATGTGTTGGAGGCTGCGGAGCGTAAATATCAGATTCACTTGAAGCGTGCTAAACGTATAGGGGTTAAAAGAGAAGTTGTTGGTGATCGGGGAATGGGTGTGTAG
- a CDS encoding pro-sigmaK processing inhibitor BofA family protein, with product MKSLILGIVLVLSLLGLVIILFRKRIGLSFFTSFGIHLVLAAVGIYVVNYSGWITGTYIPLNPATIGTVSILGLPGVGLLLGLKISLFG from the coding sequence ATGAAGAGTCTTATATTGGGTATTGTGCTTGTTTTGTCTTTACTGGGGTTGGTAATCATATTGTTTAGAAAACGAATTGGGCTATCCTTCTTTACCTCATTCGGGATCCATCTAGTCTTGGCTGCGGTGGGGATATATGTCGTTAATTATTCAGGGTGGATCACCGGAACTTACATTCCACTGAACCCTGCCACTATAGGCACTGTAAGCATTCTGGGATTGCCGGGTGTTGGATTGTTATTGGGTTTAAAAATTTCTTTGTTTGGGTAG